In the Candidatus Coatesbacteria bacterium genome, one interval contains:
- the recJ gene encoding single-stranded-DNA-specific exonuclease RecJ, with amino-acid sequence MSQPSSSPASRHRWRLREPDYLGRRRLAHELLVDHRLAQVLINRRLASPSDCFAFLYGVVHHDPFLFHDMEKAVRRIVAAIRGGERIFVYGDYDVDGITGTTALVHFLRAVGADCDYKVPHRINDGYDLSPSEAEEAARSGYGLIITNDCGVTAHNAVARAQALGTEVIITDHHLPDEVLPPAFAVINATVPGSGYPFHALAGVTTVYKLICGLRTVLDAGPDPDEYLDLVALGTVADVCPLVDENRSLVLSGLSRLNRMPRLGLAALIDSANLGGRRITAKHLSYVLAPRLNAAGRISTADVGVELLLTEDPDEAYQLSARIEGLNRRRRSIESETTREAMAMAEDDLALEDVPVIVVGDPAWHPGVVGIVAARLADRFNRPAVVFGENGRGSARGFGEFDIIGSLDACAEFLNEYGGHRHAAGVRIDFTNLSGLRRCLTRVARRMSYDKHTLIEVDAEVELEDLDETLMAQLELLEPFGMGNPEPILLVRGAAVADKPRVVGKNHLKLLVSQGGAVMEAIGFNMADVYDHLRTDDRLDVVFHLERNPLQGAHGLQLKLLDLESAAENASAPPPLELDDHRNNGSLSILERCVTEHPTVIYCWPEDREEIQRYLARRGWLPATCPSSLSAKQYLFWDNLSVQPLPELDSLNVCLYEPLDGHHELLLLRELATGLRDLRLSLLFDARSPGRLPRETMDRFRLAEIWRNLPEDQPFTQDVVHELATDTCNYREVRLALSIFLELGLMTSSNGSYAKLQVPDRRNLSNSFTYQRIREFESRRRRFLRQQVELSVEELTAVYFGRR; translated from the coding sequence ATGTCCCAGCCCTCTTCCAGTCCAGCTTCCCGTCACCGCTGGCGGCTGCGCGAGCCCGACTATCTCGGTCGGCGGCGTCTGGCCCACGAACTCCTCGTCGACCACCGCCTGGCCCAGGTGCTGATCAACCGCCGACTGGCCTCGCCCTCCGACTGCTTCGCCTTCCTCTACGGCGTCGTTCACCACGACCCTTTCCTGTTCCACGACATGGAGAAGGCCGTAAGGCGCATCGTCGCCGCCATCCGCGGGGGCGAGCGCATCTTCGTCTACGGCGACTACGACGTCGACGGCATCACCGGCACCACGGCCCTGGTCCACTTCCTGCGTGCCGTGGGCGCCGACTGCGATTACAAGGTTCCCCACCGTATCAACGACGGCTACGACCTCTCCCCCTCCGAGGCCGAAGAGGCCGCTCGCAGCGGCTACGGCCTGATCATCACCAACGACTGCGGCGTCACCGCCCATAATGCCGTCGCCCGGGCCCAGGCCCTGGGCACCGAGGTGATCATCACCGACCACCACCTGCCCGACGAGGTCCTGCCGCCGGCCTTCGCCGTCATCAACGCCACCGTCCCCGGCTCCGGCTACCCCTTCCACGCCCTGGCCGGCGTGACGACGGTCTACAAGCTGATCTGCGGCCTGCGCACCGTCCTCGACGCCGGGCCCGACCCCGACGAGTACCTGGACCTGGTGGCCCTGGGCACCGTGGCCGACGTCTGCCCCCTGGTCGACGAGAACCGTTCCCTGGTGCTCAGCGGTCTTTCCCGGCTCAACCGGATGCCCCGCCTGGGGCTGGCGGCGCTGATCGATTCGGCCAACCTGGGTGGGCGCCGGATCACCGCCAAGCACCTCAGCTACGTCCTGGCCCCGCGGCTCAACGCCGCCGGGCGGATCTCGACGGCCGACGTCGGCGTCGAGCTGTTGCTGACCGAGGACCCGGACGAGGCCTACCAGCTCTCGGCGCGCATCGAGGGGCTCAACCGCCGCCGGCGCTCCATCGAATCCGAGACCACCCGGGAGGCGATGGCCATGGCCGAGGACGACCTGGCCCTCGAGGACGTGCCCGTAATCGTCGTCGGCGATCCGGCCTGGCACCCCGGCGTGGTGGGGATCGTCGCCGCCCGGCTGGCCGACCGCTTCAACCGCCCCGCCGTGGTCTTCGGCGAGAACGGTCGCGGTTCCGCCCGCGGCTTCGGCGAATTTGACATCATCGGCTCCCTGGACGCCTGCGCCGAGTTCCTCAACGAATACGGCGGCCACCGCCACGCCGCCGGGGTGCGCATCGACTTCACCAACCTCAGCGGTCTGCGGCGCTGTCTGACCCGGGTCGCCCGGCGGATGAGCTACGACAAGCACACCCTCATCGAGGTCGACGCCGAGGTCGAACTCGAGGACCTCGACGAAACGCTGATGGCCCAGCTCGAGCTGCTGGAACCCTTCGGCATGGGCAATCCGGAGCCCATCCTCCTCGTCCGCGGCGCCGCCGTCGCCGACAAGCCCCGCGTCGTCGGCAAGAATCACCTCAAGCTGCTGGTCTCCCAGGGCGGGGCTGTGATGGAAGCCATCGGCTTCAACATGGCCGACGTCTACGACCACCTGCGTACCGACGACCGCCTCGACGTCGTCTTCCACCTCGAGCGCAACCCCCTCCAGGGTGCCCACGGCCTGCAGCTCAAGCTCCTCGACCTGGAAAGCGCCGCCGAGAACGCCAGCGCTCCGCCGCCGCTCGAGCTCGACGACCACCGCAACAACGGCAGCCTGTCGATCCTCGAACGCTGCGTAACCGAACACCCGACGGTCATCTACTGCTGGCCCGAGGACCGGGAGGAGATCCAGCGCTACCTGGCCCGGCGGGGCTGGCTGCCCGCCACCTGCCCCAGCAGCCTCTCAGCGAAACAGTACCTGTTCTGGGACAACCTTTCGGTCCAGCCGCTGCCCGAACTCGACAGCCTCAACGTCTGCCTCTACGAACCCCTCGACGGCCACCACGAGTTGTTGCTGCTGCGTGAGCTGGCCACGGGTCTGCGCGACCTGCGTCTGAGCCTGCTGTTCGACGCCCGCTCGCCCGGACGGCTGCCCCGGGAGACGATGGACCGCTTCCGCCTGGCCGAGATCTGGCGCAACCTGCCCGAGGACCAACCCTTCACCCAGGACGTCGTCCACGAGCTGGCCACCGACACCTGCAACTATCGCGAGGTGCGCCTGGCTCTGTCGATCTTCCTCGAACTCGGGCTGATGACCTCGTCCAACGGCAGCTACGCCAAGCTCCAGGTCCCGGACCGGCGCAATCTGTCCAATAGTTTCACCTACCAGCGGATCCGCGAGTTCGAGAGCCGGCGGCGCCGCTTCCTGCGCCAGCAGGTCGAACTGTCCGTCGAAGAGCTGACCGCCGTCTATTTCGGCCGCCGCTGA
- a CDS encoding ribonuclease PH has protein sequence MPLRYDNRQNDELREVKFTREYIEHAEGSVLVEFGKTRVICTATVGEGVPSWLKGSGRGWVTAEYDMLPRATSRRNTRDVFKGQMSGRSMEIGRLIGRSLRAVTRLDKLGERTVTVDCDVISADGGTRTAAITGGYLALHDALSWLGGGKETGALPLDDYVAAISVGYVHGELLLDLCYREDVAADVDCTVVMTGAEQLIELQATAEGRLYDREMLGRILDLGTKGIHELIELQKKALES, from the coding sequence GTGCCCCTACGCTACGACAACCGGCAGAACGACGAGCTGCGCGAGGTCAAGTTCACCCGGGAGTACATCGAGCACGCCGAAGGCTCGGTGCTGGTCGAGTTCGGCAAGACCCGGGTCATCTGCACGGCCACGGTGGGCGAGGGTGTGCCCTCCTGGCTCAAAGGCTCGGGCCGGGGCTGGGTGACCGCGGAGTACGACATGCTGCCCCGGGCCACCAGCCGCCGCAACACCCGCGACGTCTTCAAGGGCCAGATGAGCGGTCGCTCGATGGAGATCGGCCGCCTGATCGGCCGCAGCCTGCGCGCTGTAACCAGGCTGGACAAGCTGGGCGAGCGGACGGTCACCGTGGACTGCGACGTGATCAGCGCCGACGGCGGGACGCGCACGGCGGCGATCACCGGGGGCTACCTGGCCCTGCACGACGCCCTGTCCTGGCTGGGCGGCGGCAAGGAGACCGGCGCCCTGCCACTGGATGACTACGTGGCCGCGATCAGTGTGGGCTACGTCCACGGCGAGCTGCTGCTCGACCTGTGCTACCGTGAGGACGTGGCCGCCGATGTCGACTGCACCGTGGTGATGACCGGCGCCGAGCAGTTGATCGAGCTCCAGGCCACCGCCGAGGGCCGACTCTACGATCGCGAAATGTTGGGCCGGATCCTCGACCTCGGCACCAAGGGCATCCACGAGCTGATCGAGCTGCAGAAGAAGGCCCTGGAGAGCTGA